From a region of the Candidatus Bipolaricaulota bacterium genome:
- a CDS encoding transposase: MKILEQADKGDQTITEICREHGISQATFYSWRKQFRGMNVEKTLREFKHLRWMRQHMVTHPQTFQRSRSS, from the coding sequence GTGAAGATTTTGGAGCAAGCGGACAAGGGAGACCAGACCATCACGGAGATCTGTCGTGAGCATGGAATCTCACAAGCTACGTTCTACAGCTGGCGTAAGCAGTTTCGGGGGATGAACGTAGAGAAGACACTACGTGAGTTCAAGCATCTCCGGTGGATGCGCCAACACATGGTGACCCACCCCCAAACCTT